A region of the Streptomyces sp. NBC_00442 genome:
GGTGCGGAACCGGATGCCGCCCCCGAATGACCCCGCCCCCGAATGCACCGCCCCGAATGCTCCGCCCCGAACGACCCGGCCCCGCACGAGGGGCCCGATATCCGTTTCGCGACGCACCCCACCGGCTCGGTAGGATCGTCTCGCGTACGCGACACGCGCTGCGCGAGCCCCCTACGGCAGGAGAAGTCCGGTGTCAGACGTCCGTGTGATCATCCAACGCGATTCCGAGCGGGAAGAGCGCGTGGTGACGACGGGCACTACGGCGGCCGAGCTCTTCGCCGGTGAGCGCACCATCGTCGCGGCCCGCGTGGCCGGCGAGCTGAAGGACCTGGCGTACGAGGTGAAGGACGGCGAGGAGGTCGAGCCCGTCGAGATCTCCTCCGAGGACGGCCTCGACATCCTGCGCCACTCGACCGCGCACGTCATGGCCCAGGCCGTGCAGGAGCTGTTCCCCGAGGCGAAGCTCGGCATCGGCCCGCCGGTCCGGGACGGCTTCTACTACGACTTCGACGTCGAGAAGCCGTTCACGCCCGAGGACCTCAAGGCCGTCGAGAAGAAGATGCAGGAGATCCAGAAGCGCGGCCAGCGCTTCTCGCGCCGCGTCGTCACCGACGAGGCCGCCCGCGAGGAGCTCGCCGACGAGCCGTACAAGCTGGAGCTCATCGGCATCAAGGGCTCGGCGTCCACCGACGACGGCGCGAACGTGGAGGTGGGCGGCGGCGAGCTGACCATCTACGACAACCTCGACGCCAAGACCGGCGAGCTGTGCTGGAAGGACCTCTGCCGCGGTCCCCACCTGCCCACCACCCGCAACATCCCCGCGTTCAAGCTGATGCGCAACGCCGCCGCGTACTGGCGCGGCAGCGAGAAGAACCCGATGCTCCAGCGCATCTACGGCACCGCCTGGCCCTCCAAGGACGAGCTGAAGGCGCACCTGGAGTTCCTCGCCGAGGCGGAGAAGCGCGACCACCGCAAGCTGGGCAACGAACTCGACCTGTTCTCGATCCCGGAGCAGATCGGCTCCGGCCTCGCCGTCTTCCACCCCAAGGGCGGCATCATCCGCCGGGTCATGGAGGACTACTCGCGCCGCCGGCACGAGGAGGAGGGCTACGAGTTCGTCTACACCCCGCACGCCACCAAGGGGAAGCTCTTCGAGACCTCGGGCCACCTGGACTGGTACGCCGACGGCATGTACCCGCCCATGCAGCTCGACGAGGGCGTGGACTACTACCTCAAGCCCATGAACTGCCCGATGCACAACCTGATCTTCGATGCGCGCGGGCGCTCCTACCGCGAACTGCCGCTGCGGCTCTTCGAGTTCGGCACGGTGTACCGGTACGAGAAGTCGGGCGTGGTGCACGGTCTGACCCGGGCCCGGGGCTTCACCCAGGACGACGCGCACATCTACTGCACCAAGGAGCAGATGGCCGACGAGCTCGACCGGACGCTCACCTTCGTCCTGAACCTGCTCCGCGACTACGGTCTGAACGACTTCTACCTGGAGCTGTCGACCAAGGACCCGGAGAAGTTCGTCGGCTCGGACGAGATCTGGGAGGAGGCCACCGACACGCTGCGCGCGGTGGCCGAGAAGCAGGGCCTCGACCTGGTCGCCGACCCCGGCGGCGCGGCCTTCTACGGCCCGAAGATCTCGGTCCAGGCGCGCGACGCCATCGGCCGCACCTGGCAGATGTCGACCGTGCAGCTCGACTTCAACCTGCCCGAGCGGTTCGACCTGGAGTACACCGGGCCCGACGGCACCAAGCAGCGGCCGGTGATGATCCACCGCGCGCTGTTCGGCTCCATCGAGCGGTTCTTCGCGGTGCTCCTCGAGCACTACGCGGGTGCCTTCCCGGCGTGGCTCGCGCCGGTCCAGGCGGTCGGCATCCCGATCGGCGACGCGCACATCCCGTACCTCCAGGAGTTCGCCGCCGCGGCGAAGAAGAAGGGGCTGCGGGTCGAGGTGGACGCGTCCTCGGACCGGATGCAGAAGAAGATCAGGAACCAGCAGAAGCAGAAGGTTCCGTTCATGATCATTGTCGGGGACGAGGACATGGCCGCGGGCACGGTCTCCTTCCGCTACCGCGACGGTTCGCAGGAGAACGGCGTCCCGCGTGACGAGGCGCTGGCCAAGCTCGTCGATGTGGTGGAGCGTCGCGTGCAGGTGTGATCGTGTTACCCCGCGCATGCGGGGCTCGGCCCCCGGGAAGTGAGGTCACTTCCCGGGGGCCTTCTTCGTGCGTCAGGGGAAGGTCATATGCTGATTCGCATGACGAGTGAGCCGGAGCAGCAGATCGGAGTGGGTGTCCAGGACGCGTTCCAGCGCCTGTGGACGCCTCACCGGATGGCGTACATCCAGGGCGAGAACAAGCCGACGGGACCGGAGTCCGGCGACGGGTGTCCGTTCTGCTCGATCCCGGCGAAGTCGGACGAGGACGGGCTGATCGTCAAGCGCGGCGAGCACGTGTACGCCGTGCTGAACCTCTACCCCTACAACGGGGGGCACCTCATGGTCGTGCCCTACCGTCACGTCGCCGACTACACGGAGCTTGACGCGTCCGAGACCGCGGAGCTCGCGGACCTCACCAAGCGCGCGATGACCGCGCTGCGTGCCGCTTCCGGGGCGCACGGGTTCAACATCGGCATGAACCAGGGCTCGGTGGCCGGCGCCGGGATCGCCGCCCATCTGCACCAGCACATCGTGCCGCGCTGGGGTGGCGACACCAACTTCATGCCGGTGGTCGGCCACACCCGGGTGCTGCCCCAACTCCTCGCGGACACCCGCGCGATGCTGGCCGACGCCTGGCCTTCCTAGGCTCAGGCGTCGTACACGTCCGCCTTCCTCGGGGCCGGGTCCTGGACCAGGCCGCTGAGGATCGAGGAGCGGTTGGTGAAACGCTCGGTGTTCACTCCGTGCTCGTCGAGCACCTTCATGGCCGCCGAGTGCACCACCCGCAGCACCGGTGTCGCCGCGCGCATCGCGTCGTCGGCCATGAAGCGGTGGCGCCAGGGCTTGTCCGCCCAGGCGTGCCGCAGGCCGAACGGCTCGGGCAGCGCTATGCGGCCGCCCAGGTGGTCGAGAAGCGGCGGGTACCAGGTCAGCGGGGCGCGGGCGGCGAGGCGTACGACCTCGGTGGCGTCGACCAGGGGCAGCTGGACCGTCTTCTTCTCCCAGAACTTGAAGGTCTTGTCGACCTCCTTGGTCTTGGGGGCGGGCTTGGTGGTGAACAGGGGGTGCACCGGGCCGAGCGCGTGTCCGGTCACCTCGATCCGCAGGGTCTCGTGGAGGACGGTGACGGTGACCATCATGGTGATGACCAACTGGCCGTCCCACAGCGTGAACTGGATGCCGAGGTAGTGCCGGTTCCCGCTGGAGAACTGCTGCTCGTTGCAGATGCGCTGTATCTCGTGCTGGCGTACCTGGAAGTTGTCGATGTCCTGGCCGCTGGGCCGTGACACCTCCTTGGCGCCCTCGCCGATGGGGGAGACCACCCAGTTCTTGATGGACGGGGTGGGGAAGCCGCCGGTGTGCAGCGGGCCGCGTTCCAGGAGCTGGAGGCGGTCCTGGATGGCCCGTATGACGTCCCAGCTGCGGAAGCCGTGGATTTCCTTGCCGGCTTCCTTGGGTTCCAGCTCTTCGGCGAGCTGCCAGCTGCCCCAGCGGGTACCCATGCCGAGTATGCCTTTGGGGCCGGCGTAGAAGACGACGTTGGACTGGTCTTCGGCGGCCAGTTTGACCAGGGACTGGCGGAGCTGTTCCGCCGAGCCCGCGGCCGCGCTCTTGGGCACGGCCTCGGGGATCCTGGCTCCTATGCCGCCGCCGCCGAGCAGGCTGTCCCAGCGGGAGCGCAGGTCGCGTGCGGTCTTCTCACAGATGACCTTGGCCCAGTACCAGCCGACGACGGGGGCCACGAGCATCGCGCGCAGGTAGAGGCCGAGGAAGCCGTGGAAGGGCAGTTTGATCAGGAAGAGGACGGCGAGGCCGGCGGCGGCCACGAGCAGGACGGTGCCGAGCGCCCCGGCCCGGCGGTCCTTGGCTCCGGCCAGGGTGCGGCGGAGCTGGAAGATACCGAGCCAGAGCAGCATGCCGGGCAGGAAGAGGAACCCGAACACGGCCATGACGAGGGTGAGTTTGCTGTCGCGTTCCTTGCGGATGCGGATCGAGGCGAGGCAGTGCTCGACGATGGTGCCGGGTTCGGTGCCGAAGGACTGGATGATGCCCTTGCGGGTGGCGCCGAGCATCCTGGACTGCACGGCGCGGGCGAACGCCTCGCCGAGATTGGGTTCGAGGAGTGACAGTCTGCCCTTGGTCACCTCGGACTCGTGCCATTCGTTGTTGGCCTTGAGTATGTCCTGGACCGGGGTGTCCCGGTACGCGGCCGAGGCGAGTGCCTGGGTCGCCGCCGTCTGGCCCGCGGAGCCCTGGAGCGGCACCTGTGGCCTGGGCAAGAAGTCGAAGAATGGCTCTTCTGTCGTCACTGCCGCCCCCATCGCCGCGCGCCGTCGCTCCGCGGCCTGTTCCCGGCCGTCGCACCCCGCACACCATCTGATCTGGGACCCCAGCGTATCGGGGTCGCGGCCCGCTCGTCAGGGGACGTCGCAATGCGGCCCGCCGCACGGGGATCGCGGCGGGCAGCTTTCTGAGACTATGTCAACTATCGTCCCTGTTCTCCCTGTTCACGGATTTTGTCGGCGATCTGGGGCGGCATCGGCTCGTGCCGTGCGTACCTGCGGCTGAACCGTCCCGTGCCGTGCGAGAGCGACCTCAGGTCGAGGGCGTACCGGCCGATCTCGATCTCCGGGATCTCGGCCCGCACCAACGTGCGCCCCGGGCTCGCCTGTTCGGTGCCGACCACCCGGCCGCGGCGCCCGGACAGGTCGCTCATCACCGGGCCCACGTACTCGTCGGCGACCATGACCTGGACCTCGGCGACGGGTTCGAGCAGGTGGATCCGGGCGTCGGCGGCAGCCTCGCGCAGCGCGAGGGCGCCCGCGGTCTGGAAGGCCGCGTCCGAGGAGTCCACCGAGTGCGCCTTGCCGTCCACGAGCGTGATGCGTACGTCGACGAGCGGATGGCCCGCGGCCACGCCCTTCGCGGCCTGGGACCGTACGCCCTTCTCGACCGACGGGATGAACTGCCGCGGGACCGAGCCGCCGACCACCTTGTCCACGAACTCGACGCCGCTGCCCGGCGGCAGCGGTTCCACGTCGATCTCGCAGATCGCGAACTGTCCGTGGCCACCGGACTGCTTGACGTGCCGGCCGCGTCCGGTGGAGCGCGCGCCGAACGTCTCGCGCAGCGACACCTTGTGCGGTACGACGTCGACCTGGACGCCGTACCTGCTGCGCAGCCGCTCCAGGGCGACCTCGCGATGGGCCTCGCCCAGGCACCACAGCACCAACTGGTGGGTGTGCGCGTTCTGTTCGAGCCGCATCGTGGGGTCCTCGGCGACCAGGCGCGCCAGGCCCTGCGACAGCTTGTCCTCGTCGGCCTTGCTGTGGGCCTCGATCGCCAGCGGGAGCAGCGGGTCGGGCATGTCCCAGGGCGCCATCAGGAGCGGATCGTCCTTCGCGGACAGGGTGTCTCCGGTCTCGGCCCTGGACAGTTTCGCCACGCACGCCAGGTCGCCCGCGACGCACCGGGTCAGCGAGCGCTGCTGCTTGCCGAAGGGCGAGGACAGGGCGCCGATCCGCTCGTCGACGTCGTGGTCCTCGTGACCGCGGTCCGCCAGGCCGTGGCCGGACACGTGCACCGTCTCGTCGGGGCGCAGGGTGCCGGAGAAGACGCGTACCAGGCTGATCCGGCCGACGTACGGGTCGGAGGAGGTCTTGATCACCTCGGCGACCAGGGGGCCCTCCGCCGTGCAGGCCGGGGTCGGGCGCGGTGTGCCCTCGGGGGTCGTGAGGTCGGGTGCGGCCCGCTCCAGGGGGGAGGGGAAGCCGCCGGTGACGAGTTCGAGCAGTTCGATGGTGCCGAGGCCGTGCCGGGCGCCGTCCGCGGCGGGCGCCGCGGCGAGGACGGGGTGGAAGGTGCCGCGGGCGACGGCCCGCTCCAGGTCGGCGACGAGCGAGGCGAAATCGAGGTCCTCGCCGCCGAGATAGCGGTCCATGAGGGTCTCGTCCTCGCTCTCCGCGATGATCCCCTCGATGAGCCGGCTGCGGGCCCGCTCGATCAGCGCAAGCCGGCCCGCGTCGGGTCCGGTCTCCTTGCGCTCGCCCGAGGCGTAGTCGAAGACGCGCTGCGAGAGCAGCCCGATGAGACCGGTCACCGGGGCGTGTCCGTCGGGGCCCGGCGTGCCGTGGACCGGCAGGTACAGCGGCAGCACGGCGTCGGGGTCGTCGCCGCCGAACGTCTTGGCGCAGATCTCGGTCATGGCGTCGAAGTCGGCGCGGGCCGCCTCCAGATGCGTGACCACGATGGCCCGCGGCATCCGGACGGCCGCGCACTCCTCCCAGAGCATCCGGGTCGAGCCGTCCATGGCGTCCGCGGCGGAGACCACGAAAAGAGCCGCGTCCGCGGCGCGCAGACCGGCCCTGAGTTCCCCTACGAAGTCGGCGTATCCGGGGGTGTCCAAGAGATTGATCTTGAATCCGCCCCATTCGACCGGGACCAGCGACAGCTGGACGGAGCGTTCCTGGCGGTGCTCGATGTCGTCGTAGTCGGAGACGGTCCCGCCGTCCTCGACCCGGCCCGCGCGGTTGACGGCTCCCGCCGCCAGCGCCAGCGCCTCCACCAAGGTGGTCTTTCCGGATCCGCTGTGGCCGACCAGCACCACGTTCCGTACGGATGCGGGGTGGTCGGCCGTCGGAGCCCTGCCGGCGGCCCCGGGGTGTGCGTGTGCCTTGTCGCCCATGTCCGTTCCTCCCGGTTTCGTGCGCGGTGAGGTGGTGAGAGGGCGCGGACACGCGGACTCCGCGTGCCGAGGCGGCATCAGCGACGCCCGCGGTATTTCGAGCTTTGCACTCCGGTCACGGTGCGTCCATACGTCGTACGCGACCTCACGCGCACGGTGGCCCGCGGGCCGCCCGGCGGGTGCCCGGCGGTGCGGCCCGCCAGTCGTGGCTACGATGGGTCGGCCGGTGGCCAGCAGGGGCCGCGCGGCCACACCGACCCCTCGGGAAGGCCATGCTGAACAAGTACGCGCGTGCATTCTTCACGCGTGTCCTCACGCCGTTCGCCGCATTTCTGCTCCGCCGAGGAGTCAGCCCCGACGCGGTGACCCTCATCGGTACGGCCGGAGTGATGGCGGGTGCGCTGGTCTTCTTCCCCCGTGGAGAGTTCTTCTGGGGCACGATCGTCATCACCCTGTTCGTGTTCTCCGACCTGGTCGACGGCAACATGGCCCGCCAGGCCGGGATCTCCAGCCGCTGGGGCGCGTTCCTCGACTCGACGCTCGACCGGGTCGCCGACGGCGCGATCTTCGGCGGCTTCGCGCTGTGGTACGCGGGCCGGGGCGACGACAACGCCCTGTGCGCGGTGGCCATCTTCTGCCTGGCCAGCGGCCAGGTGGTGTCCTACACCAAGGCGCGCGGCGAGGCGATCGGCCTGCCCGTCGCCGTCAACGGTCTCGTCGAGCGCGCCGAACGCCTCGTGATCTCGCTGGTCGCGGCGGGCCTGGCCGGGCTGCACACCTTCGGTGTGCCGGGGATCCAGGTGCTGCTGCCGATCGCGCTGTGGATCGTCGCCGCCGGCAGCCTGGTCACGCTGATCCAGCGCGTGGTGACCGTCCGCCGGGAGTCCGCCGAGGCCGACGCGGCCGCCGCGCGGGCGGCCGGTGAGGCGGGCGCATGAAGGACCGACTGACCGACGCCCTGTACGGACTCGGCTGGGCGGCCGTCAAGAAGCTGCCGGAACCCGCGGCGACCCGGCTCGGCCGGAGCATCGCCGACCAGGTGTGGAAGCGGCGCGGCAAGAGCGTGCTGCGTCTTGAGTCCAACCTGGCGAGAGTCGTCCCCGACGCCTCCGCGGCGCGGCTGGCCGAGCTGTCCCGGGCCGGCATGCGCTCGTACATGCGGTACTGGATGGAGTCCTTCCGGCTGCCGTCGTGGAGCAGGGACCGGATGGCGAACGGGTTCGTGCCCGAGGACGTCCACCACCTCGCCGACGCCCTCGCCTCCGGGCGCGGAGTCGTCGTCGCGCTGCCCCACATGGGCAACTACGACCTGGCGGGCGCCTGGGTCACCAGCAAGCTGGACATCCCGTTCACCACGGTCGCCGAGCGCCTCAAGCCCGAGACGCTCTACGACCGCTTCGTCGCCTACCGCGAGAGCCTCGGCATGGAGGTGCTGCCGCACACCGGCGGCTCCGCCTTCGGCACCCTGGCCAGGCGGCTGCGCACGGGCGGCCTGGTCTGCCTGGTAGCCGACCGCGACCTGTCGGCCTCGGGCGTCGAGGTCACGTTCTTCGGCGAGACGACCCGGATGCCCGCGGGCCCGGCCATGCTGGCGCAGCAGACCGGCGCGGTCCTCCTGCCGGTGACGCTCTGGTACGACGACTCGCCGATCATGAAGGGGCGCGTGCACCCGCCGATCGAGGTGCCCGGGACAGGTGACCGGGCCTCCAGGACGTCCTCCATGACACAGGCGCTGGCAGATGCCTTCGCCACCGGAATCGCCGACCACCCCGAGGACTGGCACATGCTGCAACGCCTGTGGCTCGCGGACCTGGAGGAGCGAAGGCCGTGAAGATCGGCATCGTCTGCCCCTACTCGTGGGACGTCCCGGGCGGCGTCCAGTTCCACATCCGCGACCTGGCGGAGCACCTCGTCCGCCTCGGCCACGAGGTGTCGGTGCTCGCCCCCGCCGACGACGAGACCCCGCTGCCGCCGTACGTCGTCTCGGCGGGCCGGGCCGTCCCCGTCCCGTACAACGGCTCGGTCGCGCGGCTCAACTTCGGGTTCCTCTCCGCCGCGCGGGTGCGGCGCTGGCTGCACGACGGCACCTTCGACGTCATCCACATCCACGAGCCGGCCTCGCCCTCGCTCGGCCTGCTCTCCTGCTGGGCCGCGCAGGGCCCCATCGTGGCGACGTTCCACACCTCCAACCCCCGCTCCCGCGCGATGATCGCGGCGTATCCGATCCTCCAGCCCGCCCTGGAGAAGATCAGCGCACGGATCGCGGTCAGCGAGTACGCGCGCCGCACCCTCGTGGAACACCTGGGCGGTGACGCGGTGGTGATCCCCAACGGCGTCGACGTCGACTTCTTCGCGAAGGCGGAGCCGAACAAGGACTGGCAGGGCCAGACTCTCGGCTTCATCGGCCGCATCGACGAACCCCGCAAGGGCCTGCCGGTCCTCATGAAGGCGCTGCCCAAGATCTTCGCCGAGTGCCCCGAGGCCCGGCTGCTCGTCGCGGGCCGCGGCGACGAGGAGGAAGCCGTCGCGTCCCTGCCGCCCGAGCTGCGCTCCCGGGTCGAATTCCTCGGCATGGTCAGCGACGAGGACAAGGCGCGCCTGCTGCGCAGCGTGGACGTGTACGTCGCGCCCAACACCGGCGGCGAGAGCTTCGGCATCATCCTGGTCGAGGCGCTCTCCGCGGGCGCCGCGGTCCTCGCCAGCGACCTGGACGCCTTCGCGCAGGTCCTCGACCAGGGCGAGGCGGGAGACCTGTTCGCCAACGAGGACGCCGACGCCCTGGCCGCGGCCGCGGTGCGCCTGCTCGCCGACCCCGGCCGCCGGGCGGGCCTGAGCGAACGCGGCTCGGCCCACGTGCGGCGCTTCGACTGGGCCACGGTCGGCGCGGACATCCTCGCGGTGTACGAGACGGTGACGCACGGCGCGGCCGCGGTCGCCGCGGACGAACGCCCCGGGTTCCGGGCGCGGTTCGGGCTGGCACGCGACTGACCCCCGGGTCGCTCCGCGGCGTACGGAGGTGGCCCCGGCTGCCCGCCCTGCCCGCCCTGCCCGCCCCGACCGGGGCCGGCCCCCGTCAGGGGGCGCGGGGAACTGCGCGAGGCGCGGGCACGGGTCGCAGACGTAAGCGGGGTTGCAGGGCTCAGCCCCAGACCCCGGTCAGGCCTTGAGGGCGCTCGTCCTCCATCTCCTCCAAGGCCCCAAGGCCCCAAGGGCCAGGGGGCCTGAATGACGGGCCGAAGTGGGCCGCGTCGGCCGGCGCCGAGCAGCCGGACGGGCCGAGGCGGGCCGCATGGGCCACCCCGGCAAGGCTTCGCCCCGGTAGCCTTGCGGCCCGTGACCGTAACCCTCATCTGGATCGTCGTCGCCCTCGTCGCGATCGGCCTCTATCTCAGCTGGACCGCCGGCCGTCTCGACCGGCTGCACGCCCGCATCGACGCGGCCCGCGCCGCCCTCGACGCCCAACTGCTGCGCCGCGCATCGGTCACCCAGGAACTCGCCACCAGCGGGGTGCTGGACCCGGCCGCGTCCATCGTGCTCTACGAGGCCGCGCACGCCGCGCGCCAGGCGGAGGAGGAGCACCGCGAGGTCGCCGAGAGCGAGCTCAGCCAGGCGCTGCGGGCCGTCTTCGGGGAGCCGGCACAGGTCGAGGCGGTACGCGAGGCGCCCGGGGGGGTGGAGGCCGCGGAGGAGCTCGCTCAGGCGGTGCGCAGGGTGCCCATGGCGCGGCGCTTCCACAACGACGCCGTGCGGGCGGTGCGGGCGCTGCGCAGGCACCGTACGGTGCGCTGGCTGCGGCTCGCGGGACACGCGCCGTTCCCCCTCGCCTTCGAGATGGACGACGAGCCGCCGACCGCGCTGGCCGACCGGCCGGGGACCTGACCGCGGGGACCTGATCCGGCGGACCGGGGCACCTGATCCGGCGGACCGCCGTGACTGGATCCCCCGGACCGCGGGGCCGAAAACGATCCACCGGCTCAGTATTGGCCCTTGCTGTGGACCGGGTGGCCGGGGTTCTCTCGGGTCAGCAGAATCCCTTTCTTCGTTCAGTGAGGTCGCTCCGTGTCCAGCACCCCTTCCAGCACCCCGAACGCCGACAGCCCCGCCGTCGGCACCGCACGCGTCAAGCGCGGCATGGCCGAGCAGCTCAAGGGCGGCGTGATCATGGATGTGGTCAACGCCGAGCAGGCGAAGATCGCCGAGGACGCGGGCGCCGTCGCCGTCATGGCCCTGGAGCGGGTTCCCGCCGACATCCGCAAGGACGGCGGCGTGGCCCGGATGTCCGACCCGAACATGATCGAAGACATCATCGGCGCGGTCTCCATCCCGGTGATGGCCAAGTCCCGCATCGGCCACTTCGTCGAGGCCCAGGTCCTGCAGTCGCTCGGCGTCGACTACATCGACGAGTCCGAGGTCCTGACCCCGGCCGACGAGGTCAACCACAGCGACAAGTTCGCCTTCACCACGCCGTTCGTG
Encoded here:
- the thrS gene encoding threonine--tRNA ligase — protein: MSDVRVIIQRDSEREERVVTTGTTAAELFAGERTIVAARVAGELKDLAYEVKDGEEVEPVEISSEDGLDILRHSTAHVMAQAVQELFPEAKLGIGPPVRDGFYYDFDVEKPFTPEDLKAVEKKMQEIQKRGQRFSRRVVTDEAAREELADEPYKLELIGIKGSASTDDGANVEVGGGELTIYDNLDAKTGELCWKDLCRGPHLPTTRNIPAFKLMRNAAAYWRGSEKNPMLQRIYGTAWPSKDELKAHLEFLAEAEKRDHRKLGNELDLFSIPEQIGSGLAVFHPKGGIIRRVMEDYSRRRHEEEGYEFVYTPHATKGKLFETSGHLDWYADGMYPPMQLDEGVDYYLKPMNCPMHNLIFDARGRSYRELPLRLFEFGTVYRYEKSGVVHGLTRARGFTQDDAHIYCTKEQMADELDRTLTFVLNLLRDYGLNDFYLELSTKDPEKFVGSDEIWEEATDTLRAVAEKQGLDLVADPGGAAFYGPKISVQARDAIGRTWQMSTVQLDFNLPERFDLEYTGPDGTKQRPVMIHRALFGSIERFFAVLLEHYAGAFPAWLAPVQAVGIPIGDAHIPYLQEFAAAAKKKGLRVEVDASSDRMQKKIRNQQKQKVPFMIIVGDEDMAAGTVSFRYRDGSQENGVPRDEALAKLVDVVERRVQV
- a CDS encoding HIT family protein — translated: MLIRMTSEPEQQIGVGVQDAFQRLWTPHRMAYIQGENKPTGPESGDGCPFCSIPAKSDEDGLIVKRGEHVYAVLNLYPYNGGHLMVVPYRHVADYTELDASETAELADLTKRAMTALRAASGAHGFNIGMNQGSVAGAGIAAHLHQHIVPRWGGDTNFMPVVGHTRVLPQLLADTRAMLADAWPS
- a CDS encoding elongation factor G-like protein EF-G2, giving the protein MGDKAHAHPGAAGRAPTADHPASVRNVVLVGHSGSGKTTLVEALALAAGAVNRAGRVEDGGTVSDYDDIEHRQERSVQLSLVPVEWGGFKINLLDTPGYADFVGELRAGLRAADAALFVVSAADAMDGSTRMLWEECAAVRMPRAIVVTHLEAARADFDAMTEICAKTFGGDDPDAVLPLYLPVHGTPGPDGHAPVTGLIGLLSQRVFDYASGERKETGPDAGRLALIERARSRLIEGIIAESEDETLMDRYLGGEDLDFASLVADLERAVARGTFHPVLAAAPAADGARHGLGTIELLELVTGGFPSPLERAAPDLTTPEGTPRPTPACTAEGPLVAEVIKTSSDPYVGRISLVRVFSGTLRPDETVHVSGHGLADRGHEDHDVDERIGALSSPFGKQQRSLTRCVAGDLACVAKLSRAETGDTLSAKDDPLLMAPWDMPDPLLPLAIEAHSKADEDKLSQGLARLVAEDPTMRLEQNAHTHQLVLWCLGEAHREVALERLRSRYGVQVDVVPHKVSLRETFGARSTGRGRHVKQSGGHGQFAICEIDVEPLPPGSGVEFVDKVVGGSVPRQFIPSVEKGVRSQAAKGVAAGHPLVDVRITLVDGKAHSVDSSDAAFQTAGALALREAAADARIHLLEPVAEVQVMVADEYVGPVMSDLSGRRGRVVGTEQASPGRTLVRAEIPEIEIGRYALDLRSLSHGTGRFSRRYARHEPMPPQIADKIREQGEQGR
- the pgsA gene encoding phosphatidylinositol phosphate synthase, yielding MLNKYARAFFTRVLTPFAAFLLRRGVSPDAVTLIGTAGVMAGALVFFPRGEFFWGTIVITLFVFSDLVDGNMARQAGISSRWGAFLDSTLDRVADGAIFGGFALWYAGRGDDNALCAVAIFCLASGQVVSYTKARGEAIGLPVAVNGLVERAERLVISLVAAGLAGLHTFGVPGIQVLLPIALWIVAAGSLVTLIQRVVTVRRESAEADAAAARAAGEAGA
- a CDS encoding phosphatidylinositol mannoside acyltransferase; translated protein: MKDRLTDALYGLGWAAVKKLPEPAATRLGRSIADQVWKRRGKSVLRLESNLARVVPDASAARLAELSRAGMRSYMRYWMESFRLPSWSRDRMANGFVPEDVHHLADALASGRGVVVALPHMGNYDLAGAWVTSKLDIPFTTVAERLKPETLYDRFVAYRESLGMEVLPHTGGSAFGTLARRLRTGGLVCLVADRDLSASGVEVTFFGETTRMPAGPAMLAQQTGAVLLPVTLWYDDSPIMKGRVHPPIEVPGTGDRASRTSSMTQALADAFATGIADHPEDWHMLQRLWLADLEERRP
- a CDS encoding glycosyltransferase family 4 protein; translated protein: MKIGIVCPYSWDVPGGVQFHIRDLAEHLVRLGHEVSVLAPADDETPLPPYVVSAGRAVPVPYNGSVARLNFGFLSAARVRRWLHDGTFDVIHIHEPASPSLGLLSCWAAQGPIVATFHTSNPRSRAMIAAYPILQPALEKISARIAVSEYARRTLVEHLGGDAVVIPNGVDVDFFAKAEPNKDWQGQTLGFIGRIDEPRKGLPVLMKALPKIFAECPEARLLVAGRGDEEEAVASLPPELRSRVEFLGMVSDEDKARLLRSVDVYVAPNTGGESFGIILVEALSAGAAVLASDLDAFAQVLDQGEAGDLFANEDADALAAAAVRLLADPGRRAGLSERGSAHVRRFDWATVGADILAVYETVTHGAAAVAADERPGFRARFGLARD